A segment of the Armatimonadota bacterium genome:
TCATGGAATCGAACGCGGTGGCCACTGCCAGAATCCGCGCTCCCAGAGGAATCTGCTCGCCCATCAGGCCGTCGGGATACCCGGAGCCGTCCCACTTCTCATGGTGGTGGCGAAGATAAGGCGCGATGTCCTTGAGGAAACGCACTTGTTCTACGATCTCCTGTCCGATGGCCGGATGAGCTTCGAGTTGTTCCATCTCCTCTCGGGTCAGCTTCCCGGGCTTGTTCAAAATGGCGTGCGGCACCCTGATGTTTCCCACATCCTCCAGGAATGCCGCGTATTCGATGTTCCGTATCAGCCTCTTCGGAAGGCGCATCTGTCTGGCGGTTGCGGTTGCATATTCGGCAACCCGCTCCCCATGCCCGGCAGCGCGCATGTCTTTGGTTTCGACGGCGCTCGCCAGCGTCAGCAGGCTACGACGATACGCGCGTCCCATTCGGCGGGGCAGATATACATAGGAGTACAGCACGGCCGCCACCGTGGCAGCGAGGGAAATGACGATGGCAGGCGATTTGAGCAGTTCGAGTACGTTGTCCACCGAGGTTCTACTCCTTTGCGTCCATCACCGTCAGGAACGCCTTCACGACCCTGGGATCAAACTGCGTTCCTGCCCCCAGCCGCACCTGATCCAGAGCCTGATCGGTGGTCAGAGGCTGACGGTATACGCGGGTCGTGCTCTCGTCGGCCCCCGTCATGGCGTCGTACGCATCAGCAGCAGCAATCACCGCTGCCTCTATAGGGATTCGATCAGCAGTGAGTCCGTCAGGGTATCCTCGACCGTCCGGGCGTTCGTGGTGGCCTCTGACCCACGGAACGATGCAGTCCAGATACTTCATCTGGGTGAGGATCTCCGCACCGCGGGCAGGATGCTGCTTGATCATCGCCCAGTCATCCTCGTTCAGTGAGCCGGTCTTGTCCAGAACCGTCTCATCAACCCCGACTTTGCCGATGTCGTGTAGCAGCCCGGCGTCCTTGATGTACATCAGCGACTGAGTAGGAAGTTGCATCTGGCGGGCGATCCTCTCGGCCAGGTCGGCAACTCGTTCGAGATGCCCCTTGGTATACATGTGATGATGCTGGATATACGTGCCCAGAGCGGTCACAGTCTCGCGGTAGGTGGAGACATATCTCGCATGGAGGTTGAGTGCCTGCCGGGCAACGAGGAACGGAATGATCAGGAGCAGTATGCCGACTGCCCCGTAGTTAACATATAGAAGGACGAAGAATGCGGCAAAACATACGCTTACAAACAAGTCCGGAAGCGACCAGCGCAGGTTGCGATGTGCCGATACACGCCAGGGCTCCTTGTGGTAGAGACTCGTTCCCGTTGCACAGACGATCGCTGTCGTCAGGCTGTAGATCGCGGCCCACAGCAGCATGAACAGGATCAGCCTCAGGCTTATTGCGGCTTGGGCAGAGCCGATACGGAGAAATGGACCGCCGACGATCATATACACGAGCGACGCGATGGTTGCGGCCGCAATGTGGTTGGCGACATTGTAGATAACGAGAGAGGTCAGCCATCCGAACGCCGGGCCCCACTGCGTGATGTACGAGGCTATCAGAATCGGCACGGCGCTTACGGCAATTGTGGCCGCCAGACCGTGGCTGAGAAACATTCCGAGCACGACCGGAACGGTTACAGTTACCCATATGCTGGAATCCGGGATCTTGGTGGGGAACAACTCGGTTACGAAAATAACCGCGAGGAAGAACAACCATTCCCACGAGAACACTCGCCCCTGGAGAAGTGAGAAACAGGCCGCTATGAAGATCGCGACCCCGATCGTGGAGACTGCCCGTGAGTAAAGACTAAAAGCCTTGGATGATCTACGCAATGGAGAATGCTCTTCGGCAATCATAGGCCGGGTCGGTGGCACACCTGACGGTGAAAACCGTCAGGCTCCCGCCCCGGTCGCGCTAGCCGCCTATGGGGGCGGGAAGAACTTCGGGAATGCGCCTGAACTGAGTATTAACGCAGTCAGGGCAAGCAGCACTTTGACTAAGGTCTTCATGGTAACTTCAACCCCTTTCGTTGTGGTGAGAGTAATGCTCGTCATCGCTAGAGACAAGCACTTTCACCGCTCCGCTCGGGTTGGTTGTCTGACGGGTTGCGTTCTGCGACCCTAAGCTGCCACCGGTTCCCGGCCTAAATTGTAATCATTCCTCCGCTGCCACACCGAGCCTTCGGTTGACAGCGTCCAGCGTAGCATTCACCACCGCTTTCCACAAATCCTGCTTGACAATGGCTGAGCCTGTTAGGTACTCCTCACCCCGGGGGGTGATCATGTTTACAAGCGCCAGCACTATGTTCTTACCCAAAAGCGTGACTGACCAATCAAGGTCTTCCACAACAAGCGTTCCCTCTGTGCCGCGGCACTGCTCAAGTGCCTCGAGAGTCGCTGTCGCCACCAGGCGGTATTGACTCTGACTCGAGCTGTGGCCGACGGCGTTTCCGGTGTAGACGTCCCCGTTTCGGCTGAGTCTGACGGTTGCCTCGGCTCGGGTGCCGTTGAGGGATATTGCCACATCGGAGAACTTGAGGCGCGATTCGTTGAATCGGAACTGCCTGCCGCTCTGAGTCTGGGCGACGCTGACGACCTTGTGGTCCAGTTCCAAGCCGTACTGGGCCATCAGCGCCGACTCGACGTCGCGTACGATCTGTTTCGGCGCTCTGTCTCCGTCGGCCAGTACGTGCAGTTCCTCTACCGAGCCGTCGCTAGCCGGCACCGCGCGAACCGATATGATGCCCTTGAGAGAGCCGATGATCGCTTCGATGTCCGCTGCAGATACTCGTACGGGTGCATCCATTTCTACCCCTCCCGAGTCTCAACCTAACGGAACGATGCAGCCAATTCCCCGGCAAGCACCTTCCTGATGCAATCCAGGCGTTCATCCACTTCTTCATCGCGAAGAGTGCGTTCGTTCGAGCGAAACACGATGTTGAAGGCCAGACTCTTATGTCCGGCGGGCAGCGGCTGCCCCTGATAGAGATCAAACAAGGTCGCGCTCTCAAGCAATTCGCCGGCCTGCGCGATGATGATGTCGCTGACCTGCTTGTAGGTGACGTCGTCCGCGACGACGACCGCCAGATCCCGGGCGCTGGATGGGTACCTGGAGACCGGCGCGTACTTTCTGCCGCTCGATATCAGGCCCATGATGGGTTCGGCATTTAGTTCGAATGCGCACACCCTGCCTGAAAGGTCGTACTCGGCCGCTCTATCGGAGCTGATCTCGCCGATCACGCCCAGTTCGGTCCCGCCGGCCAGCACTACGGCCGATCTGTTCGGGTGGAATCCGGGCGCGGCCTTTGGGACATAGGCGATGTCATCAATGCCGATTCGTCCGAGCAGCGCTTCGAGAACTCCCTTGCACGCATGATAGTCCGCAACGAGGGAGCCCTTCTCCACGTTCCACGGCTTCTCCCACATGCTGCCTGTGATCGCGGCCGCGATGCTTCGGCGCTCCACTACGGCGGAGTCGCCCTCGGGCTCGAAGACGTGACCCACCTCGAACACCCCCAGATCCTTTGAGCCTCTGCCGGAATTGTAGGACAGGACGCGAAGCAGGTTCGGTATGAGATGGCATCTGAGACAGCATAGTTCGTCGCTGAGAGCATTCCTTACCGAAACCTGTCCGTCCCCCCCGGGTTCGGTGGGCACCATCGTGTTCGTGACGACCTCCTGCAGGCCGCAGGATATCAGCAGTTCCGTGACCCGTTTCTGAAACTTGCCCTGGGCGCTGTCCGATCCCTGCATCGTGCGGCCGGTCGGAAGAGTCTCAGGGATGTTCTCATATCCGTGGACTCTACCCACCTCCTCGATTAGGTCAACCTCCCGTGCGATGTCTGGACGGAAGGTCGGGACCGTGATACGGAAGTCGTCGGCCTTGCTGACCCCCATGCCGAGCCTGGAGAGGTACTCGAACATCAGGTTGTCCTCGATGTCCATGCCGAGCATCATCCGAGCCCGGTCCGGACGGAGGGTGAGTTCCGTCGGGCAGATCCGATCCGGGTATGCGTCAATGACCCCCCGGGCGATCTCGCCGCCACCCGTCTCTTGGATGAGCGCCGATACCCTGTCCAGTGCCCTGATGGTCAGTTCAGGGTCCACGCCGCGCTCGAAACGATACGAGGCCTCCGTGGACATCCCGAGTTTGCGAGCGGTGCGCCTGATCGAGAGTCTGTTGAAGTGCGCGGACTCGAGGAGCAGATTCGTCGTGCGTTCGCTGACCTCCGAATCGAGGCCGCCCATCACTCCCGCAATGGCGACGGCATGTTTCGGGTCGGCGATCACCAGAACATCTTCGTCCAGGGTCCGCTCTTCACCGTCTATGGTAACGATCCGCTCGCCCGCCTTGGCCTGGCGCACGATGATTCTGTGATCTGCTAGCAAGTCGTAGTCGAATGCGTGGAGCGGCTGGCCGAGTTCGAGAAGCACGTAGTTCGTCGCGTCGACGACGTTGTTGATCGGCCGCATGCCCGCCGCGAGAAGTCTCCTCTGCATCCACACTGGCGAATCGGTTATGGTGATGCCGGTCAGAATCCGCGCTGAGTACCTGGGGCAGCTAACTGGGCTCAGGATCTCAACCGAGGCCAGGCTCGATGCGCCAGTGTCGCTCTCGTCCAGCGAGGGGCAGGGCGCATTCAGTGGAAGGTCGAGAAGTGCCGATACCTCTCTCGCTACGCCGAGCACCGAGAGCAGGTCTGATCGGTTTGGCGTGACGTAGGTGACTAAGACCGCGTCGCCGTCCGTTTCGCGAATCTCCTCCACTTCCAACCCCGCCATTGTGAGCCGATCAGCAAGCTCTTCAATATCAGAGTGGAAAGCAACGTATTCTCTTAACCATGAAACTGGTACCAGCACGTCCGAGGTCCCTTCAAATGCGGCACGAAGGTCAGAACTGCTTCAAGAAACGCACGTCGTTCTCAAGAAAGAGACGCAAGTCGTCAATGGCATGCACGAGCATCGGCATCCTTTCGATGCCGAGGCCGAAGGCAAAGCCGGTGTATCTCTCAGAGTCGTACCCGAAGCGCTCCAGAATACTGGGGTGTATCATCCCAGCGCCTCCGAGCTCCAGCCATCCGCTGGACTTGCACAGGCTGCATCCTGCACCCTTGCACATCACGCAACTGATGGCGACTTCCGCTCCCGGCTCTACGAACGGGAAGAAGTCGGGTCTGAACCGCACGCGGGTGTCATCGCCGAACATCTCACGGGCGAAGTGGGCTAGGGTGCCCTTCAAGTCGGCCATCGTGATGCCCTCATCGACGGTGAAACAGTCAACCTGCTGGAACGTATGCGAGTGCGTAGCGTCCACTGCTTCATACCGAAAACAGCGGCCGACCGTCGCGATTCTCAGCGGCGGTTGGCGAGTCTCGAAGACCCGGCCCTGAAGTGCCGTGGTCTGCGTCCTGAGCAGAAGGTCGTCCGTTATGTAGAACGACATCTGTTCGTCCATAGCGGGGTGGTCTTCGGGGTAGTTGAGTGAGTCGAAGTTGTATCGGTACTGCTCCAGTTCCGGACTCTCAAGCACCTCATAGCCAAGCCCGATGAATATCTCCTTGACTCGTTCGATTGTGGTTGTGAGGAGGTGGCGTCTGCCGACTCTGAACATCCGTCCCGGCAGTGTGACATCGAGCGACTCCTGCGCGAGACGACGGCCCTCTTCGTCTGCTCGGATGGACTCGCCTTTCGCGGCCAGCCTTCCCTCCAGGTGGGTGCGAAGCTCGTTGGTCCTTCTGCCGAACTCAGGTCTCTGTTCGGCGGGAACCTCTCCTACCGAGCGCAACAACTCGGTCACCAAGCCCTTGCGCCCGAGATACTTGACCTGGACGTCATTCACGTCCGCGGACGTCGCGACCGCATCTATGGCTCGCTCCGCTTCGATCCGCAGAGAAGTCAGTTTCTCTTGTAGTGATACTGCCTCGTGCGTCATCCCAGGCATGCTAGTCGTGTCTTCCGTCCAAGAGTTGGCGCCGGTTTCCGTGATCAGGCTGCCGGCTGCTGAACCTTCTGCACCAGGTCGGCGAAACCTGCACGGTCGTTCACCGCCATGTCCGCGAGCACCTTGCGGTCAATCTCAATCCCGGCCTTCGTCAGGCCCTCGATGAACCGGCTGTACGTGATGCCCTCCTGCCGCGCAGCCGCGTTAATGCGAGCGATCCACAGGCGGCGAAACTCCCGCTTGCGGTTCCGTCGGTCCCTGTATGCATACTGAAGCGCGTGCGCTACTGCTTCATTTGCCGTCTTGAACAGATGACTTCTGTTTCCCCAAGATCCCTTGGCACGGTCAATGACCTTCTTATGCCTCTTATGGGTCATAATCCCACGCTTGACTCGTGGCATCCGACTGTCTCCTTTCGAAAACGCCTCTCGAACACGCTTAGGCCCGAAGGACTTGCCCGCGTTGAGCGGCGCGAAAAGCTCCTCAGGCGCTGGTCCCGGGCATCATACGGCGCACTCTGCGGCGGTCGCCGGTCGGTATCGTGGTCTCCAGACCCAGACTCCGCCTGCGGGCAGCGCACTTCTTCATCATAAGATGACCCTTCCCGGAACTCCGGTGCATGAGCTTCCCGGTGCCGGTAAGGGTAAACCGCTTCGCTGCGGCCTTCTTCGTCTTCATCTTGGGCATTCGACGTTCCTTTCAAGAAACACCTTGCCACGAGGCTGCCTCGTGCTTGCCCGTGGCAAGATAACTATTCTCGGCTGTAGTCCCCATCAGGGGAACAGAGACTCCGTCAACTCTTGGGGCTTAGGATCATCGTCATCGCGCGGCCCTCGATTGCGGGCGGCTTCTCGACGCTGGCAATCTCCGCTGTTGCTTCCACGATGCGGTCCATCGCCCTGCGGGCGATCTCCGGGTGTGTGATCTCCCTGCTCTTGAACTGTATGGTGACTTTCACCTTGTCCCCGTCACCAAGGAAGTTCAGAGCATGCTTCATCTTGAACTGGAAATCGTGTTCATCGGTCCCGGGCCTCATCTTCACTGTCTTCATCTCGGAGACGTGATGTTTCTTGCGGGCGTCCCGGTCGCGCTTTCCCTGCTCGTACTTGTGCTTGCCGTAGTCCATGATCTTGCACACGGGAGGAACGGCGGTCGGGGAGACTTCGATAAGGTCTAGACCCCTCTCCCTGGCAAGTGCTAACGCCTCGCGGACCGGTAGGACGCCGAGCTGTTCCCCCTCGTCATCCACCAGCCGGCACTCGCGTACGCGGATGCGCTCATTCACCCTGAGATCTCTGTTTATATGCACTCACCTCGCACAAGATTGACCGCAGGCAATACGTCGCGTGGAGAATGCCGCGCGCCCTGAGGTCCGATGCTTCCCAAATCTGACCGACAGTATATCAGAAGGTCATCAGTCTGTCAACTCTTTACGGATGAGTTCCATGAACTCCTCCGTTCGCATGGAGCCGAGGTCGCCTTTCTCTCTCTGCCTCACGGAGACGCTGCTCGATTCCTGTTCCCTATCGCCGACTACCAGCATGAACGGAACCTTCTGCATTTGGGCCTCGCGGATCTTGAAGCCCGTCTTCTCGTTCCGCTCATCAACGTCCGCCCTCATTCCCATCTCGCAAAGTTTCGATGCCAACCCGTGAGCGTATTCGTGATGCCGGTCCGCGATCGGGAGGATCACCGCCTGAGTCGGTGCGAGCCACAGAGGGAACGCCCCCGCGTACTCCTCGATGATGATTCCCATGAACCGCTCCATCGATCCGAGCGCCGCGCGGTGGATCATGACCGGACGATGCGCCTTCCCGTCGTCTCCGATGTACTCGCACTCGAACCGCTCGGGCATCGAGAAGTCGAGCTGGATCGTGCCGAGCTGCCACGAGCGCTTCATCGAGTCCGTTATGTGGAAGTCAATCTTCGGGCCGTAGAACGCGCCGTCGCCTGGATTGAGCTGGTACTCGATCCCCATCTTCTTGAGCGCCTCGTGGAGCGCCTTCTCTGCGGTCTCCCACATCTCGTCCGTGCCGATTGACTTCTCGGGCCGTGTGCTCAGTTCGATCCGGTACTCCGTGAATCCAAACTTGGCGTAGATCGTCTGGATCAGGTCCATAATCTTGATGATCTCGTCCTGAACCTGATCCGGCGTGCAGAAGACGTGCGCGTCGTCCTGGGTAAACGAGCGGACGCGGAACAGCCCGTGCAGGACGCCCGATTTCTCGTGCCGGTGGACGTGCCCCAGCTCGGCGAACTTCATCGGCAGGTCGCGGTACGAGCGCAGGTCGTTCTTGTAGATCAGTATCAGGCCCGGGCAGTTCATCGGCTTGACGGCGTACTTCTGCTCGTCGATGTCGACGAAGTACATGTTCTCGCGGTAGGTGTCCCAGTGGCCGCTCTGATGCCAGAGCGCCTCGCTGAGGATCATCGGCGTGCGGACCTCACAGTAGCCGCGCTCGCGATGCATTCTCTGCCAGTACCCGAGCAGCTCATTGAAGACGATCATACCCTTCGGATGCCAGAACGGGAATCCCGGACCTTCGTCGTGGAAACTGAATAGATCGAGTTCGCGCCCGATCTTCCGGTGGTCGCGCTTCCGAGCCTCTTCGAGCCTGGCGAGATGCTCCTCGAGTTCGTCCTTCGTGGGGAACGCCGTGCCGTAGATGCGCTGGAGCATCGGGTTCTTCTCGCTGCCGCGCCAGTACGCGCCGGCGACGCTCAGCAGCTTGAACGCCTTGACCTTGCTGGTGTAGTTGACGTGCGGACCCCGGCAGAGGTCCGTGAAATCGCCCTCCTGGTAGACAGTGATGGTTTCGTCCTCGATCTCGCGGATCAGTTCGAGCTTGTACGGCTGATCGGCGAAGATCTTCTTGGCCTCTTCCCTGGTCACCTCGCGCCGGACCAGCGGGAGGTTCGCCTTGACGATCTCCTTCATCCGGGCCTCGATCTTCTCCAGGTCCTCGGGCGCGAAACCTACCGGCAGGTCGAAGTCGTAATAGAAGCCGTCCTCGATCGCCGGACCGATTCCGAGCTTGACCCCCGGGTAGAGGTCGGTCACTGCCTGCGCCATCACGTGCGAGGCGCTGTGTCTGAGCGTCATGATATCGGCATCTTCCACCACGGTCGTCTCCTTCGTTGCTTCATGAACCAACGCCCTATGATACCTGATTCCCGCGGCGCTTGGCAAACCCTACCGAAGTTCGCTGGGAGTGCGGATTGACCCCGACGAAGGCTTTCCTGCCTTCTGCGTCGTATCTGTTCACTGAGACCGACTCCCGTTACACAGGTGATGACTCCATGACCAGGTTGTTCCGATTCCTCGCCGCGCCTCTGGCGATAGTGCTTCTTGCGGTCGGATGCTCCAAACCGCCTCCACAGCAGAGCGCAGAAACGACCGGCAAGATCAGGGCCGCCGTTGTGACCGACACGGGCGGGATCGGCGACCGCTCGTTCAACGCCATGGCCTGGTCGGGCGTTCAGCGTGCCGGCAAGGAACTCGGCATCGGCGCAAAGTTCCTCGAGTCGAAGGAGCAGGCCGACTACGCGATCAACCTCAGCCGCTGTGCGCAGCAGGGCTACGACGTCGTATTTGCGGTCGGCTTC
Coding sequences within it:
- the thrS gene encoding threonine--tRNA ligase: MTLRHSASHVMAQAVTDLYPGVKLGIGPAIEDGFYYDFDLPVGFAPEDLEKIEARMKEIVKANLPLVRREVTREEAKKIFADQPYKLELIREIEDETITVYQEGDFTDLCRGPHVNYTSKVKAFKLLSVAGAYWRGSEKNPMLQRIYGTAFPTKDELEEHLARLEEARKRDHRKIGRELDLFSFHDEGPGFPFWHPKGMIVFNELLGYWQRMHRERGYCEVRTPMILSEALWHQSGHWDTYRENMYFVDIDEQKYAVKPMNCPGLILIYKNDLRSYRDLPMKFAELGHVHRHEKSGVLHGLFRVRSFTQDDAHVFCTPDQVQDEIIKIMDLIQTIYAKFGFTEYRIELSTRPEKSIGTDEMWETAEKALHEALKKMGIEYQLNPGDGAFYGPKIDFHITDSMKRSWQLGTIQLDFSMPERFECEYIGDDGKAHRPVMIHRAALGSMERFMGIIIEEYAGAFPLWLAPTQAVILPIADRHHEYAHGLASKLCEMGMRADVDERNEKTGFKIREAQMQKVPFMLVVGDREQESSSVSVRQREKGDLGSMRTEEFMELIRKELTD
- a CDS encoding HD domain-containing protein, with translation MRRSSKAFSLYSRAVSTIGVAIFIAACFSLLQGRVFSWEWLFFLAVIFVTELFPTKIPDSSIWVTVTVPVVLGMFLSHGLAATIAVSAVPILIASYITQWGPAFGWLTSLVIYNVANHIAAATIASLVYMIVGGPFLRIGSAQAAISLRLILFMLLWAAIYSLTTAIVCATGTSLYHKEPWRVSAHRNLRWSLPDLFVSVCFAAFFVLLYVNYGAVGILLLIIPFLVARQALNLHARYVSTYRETVTALGTYIQHHHMYTKGHLERVADLAERIARQMQLPTQSLMYIKDAGLLHDIGKVGVDETVLDKTGSLNEDDWAMIKQHPARGAEILTQMKYLDCIVPWVRGHHERPDGRGYPDGLTADRIPIEAAVIAAADAYDAMTGADESTTRVYRQPLTTDQALDQVRLGAGTQFDPRVVKAFLTVMDAKE
- a CDS encoding phenylalanine--tRNA ligase subunit beta; this encodes MAGLEVEEIRETDGDAVLVTYVTPNRSDLLSVLGVAREVSALLDLPLNAPCPSLDESDTGASSLASVEILSPVSCPRYSARILTGITITDSPVWMQRRLLAAGMRPINNVVDATNYVLLELGQPLHAFDYDLLADHRIIVRQAKAGERIVTIDGEERTLDEDVLVIADPKHAVAIAGVMGGLDSEVSERTTNLLLESAHFNRLSIRRTARKLGMSTEASYRFERGVDPELTIRALDRVSALIQETGGGEIARGVIDAYPDRICPTELTLRPDRARMMLGMDIEDNLMFEYLSRLGMGVSKADDFRITVPTFRPDIAREVDLIEEVGRVHGYENIPETLPTGRTMQGSDSAQGKFQKRVTELLISCGLQEVVTNTMVPTEPGGDGQVSVRNALSDELCCLRCHLIPNLLRVLSYNSGRGSKDLGVFEVGHVFEPEGDSAVVERRSIAAAITGSMWEKPWNVEKGSLVADYHACKGVLEALLGRIGIDDIAYVPKAAPGFHPNRSAVVLAGGTELGVIGEISSDRAAEYDLSGRVCAFELNAEPIMGLISSGRKYAPVSRYPSSARDLAVVVADDVTYKQVSDIIIAQAGELLESATLFDLYQGQPLPAGHKSLAFNIVFRSNERTLRDEEVDERLDCIRKVLAGELAASFR
- the pheS gene encoding phenylalanine--tRNA ligase subunit alpha encodes the protein MTHEAVSLQEKLTSLRIEAERAIDAVATSADVNDVQVKYLGRKGLVTELLRSVGEVPAEQRPEFGRRTNELRTHLEGRLAAKGESIRADEEGRRLAQESLDVTLPGRMFRVGRRHLLTTTIERVKEIFIGLGYEVLESPELEQYRYNFDSLNYPEDHPAMDEQMSFYITDDLLLRTQTTALQGRVFETRQPPLRIATVGRCFRYEAVDATHSHTFQQVDCFTVDEGITMADLKGTLAHFAREMFGDDTRVRFRPDFFPFVEPGAEVAISCVMCKGAGCSLCKSSGWLELGGAGMIHPSILERFGYDSERYTGFAFGLGIERMPMLVHAIDDLRLFLENDVRFLKQF
- the rplT gene encoding 50S ribosomal protein L20, encoding MPRVKRGIMTHKRHKKVIDRAKGSWGNRSHLFKTANEAVAHALQYAYRDRRNRKREFRRLWIARINAAARQEGITYSRFIEGLTKAGIEIDRKVLADMAVNDRAGFADLVQKVQQPAA
- the rpmI gene encoding 50S ribosomal protein L35, yielding MPKMKTKKAAAKRFTLTGTGKLMHRSSGKGHLMMKKCAARRRSLGLETTIPTGDRRRVRRMMPGTSA
- the infC gene encoding translation initiation factor IF-3, which produces MNRDLRVNERIRVRECRLVDDEGEQLGVLPVREALALARERGLDLIEVSPTAVPPVCKIMDYGKHKYEQGKRDRDARKKHHVSEMKTVKMRPGTDEHDFQFKMKHALNFLGDGDKVKVTIQFKSREITHPEIARRAMDRIVEATAEIASVEKPPAIEGRAMTMILSPKS
- a CDS encoding HD-GYP domain-containing protein; translated protein: MDNVLELLKSPAIVISLAATVAAVLYSYVYLPRRMGRAYRRSLLTLASAVETKDMRAAGHGERVAEYATATARQMRLPKRLIRNIEYAAFLEDVGNIRVPHAILNKPGKLTREEMEQLEAHPAIGQEIVEQVRFLKDIAPYLRHHHEKWDGSGYPDGLMGEQIPLGARILAVATAFDSMTSERPYHAKMDEDAAVAELKAGAGAQFDPAVVEAFLRMLQKRIRTERRAA